The Mangrovivirga cuniculi genomic sequence TGCCCCAATAGTTTTATTGTACATAGCAGCCTGCTCAAAAACTTCTTTGGTGATCTTAACTTCCGGAGCCTTGCACTCGATCAGCATAAAAGGATTTCCCTGCCTGTAAACCAGCGCATCAGATCTTTTCTGCCTGACATTTACTTTTAAACCTCCTTCTATATTGATTAATGAAGCAGGATAATTCAGGTCGTGGATCAGATACCGGATAAAATTTTGACGCACATATTCCTCCGGGGTAAGCACAAGAAATTTTTTCCTGACAATATCCCAGATAAACTCTTTCCCACTTTCCCTTTTAGTTTTTATATTGTACCCTGGTAAATTAAGCTTAATCATTAACCTACATTTTTCTAATGCGAAATAAACATATAATACTCTATTCAACTATTTTTATTTCTTTTTTGACAACGATTTGCTCTTGTGACAAACCTCAAAAAGCCGATC encodes the following:
- a CDS encoding type I restriction enzyme HsdR N-terminal domain-containing protein, whose translation is MIKLNLPGYNIKTKRESGKEFIWDIVRKKFLVLTPEEYVRQNFIRYLIHDLNYPASLINIEGGLKVNVRQKRSDALVYRQGNPFMLIECKAPEVKITKEVFEQAAMYNKTIGAKYLMLTNGLNHFCFQVNADGQYQPHQGFPDYK